In the Arachis stenosperma cultivar V10309 chromosome 8, arast.V10309.gnm1.PFL2, whole genome shotgun sequence genome, AAAGATGAGGAACACTGTTGAGAGGAATGCTCCGTCCTCACATTTGAGCAGAGATTCCGTGCCAATAGGAATTTGGAAAGAAAAATACCATTTGGATTCTCAAAaggatttaattttaatttttggcAAAATAATTTTGAAAGGAAAGTAATgatattttagtttttcaaaaacaatCTCAATTTGACAAATTGCACTAATCACTAATTATAGAGATATTCAAAATAGGAGTTTAGGGATTATATTTTGAGGCGATTTTTTTGTAGAACTgctttgaaaaataattttatgtcaGAGTGAAtgtttttttgttagtttttatgtgagtcgtaaaaaaaaaaggttgaaAATAAGATGCAAAGATCAATTTTTGTATGTATCTTctaaatctttttttatatattttaataaaaaattggaAGTCATGTCACTTATGAAAAAAAGTGATGTATTTTGTCACAACAATTTTTGGATGACAAAATGTCATTTTTTAAGGGATTATTTCATAAAATATAGAATCTTTTGTAGATAAAAATATAGTTTACTTGGATCAAAACATGCTCAATTCACATATATGATGAGATTACGtgaataatattaaattgaCTAATTTTAGGATTTGTTTGGGtgagtttttaaaaaaagatttttttttagagttatctttttttaaaaaaatttatagaaaagtaaaaataattttatgtttggatatcttatacaaaaatatctttttatttatcaattatatgTTTAGATATAATgatataaaagtacttatttatttatttattatataaaaaatatctttttttaaaaaaaaatcttttaaaagaaatataaattacaattttttaaaaaagatatatttttttatttttgtaatatttttacttttactattaaaaatttatcaaatatattaaaaaataaattgtttttatcaaaataataatgcaCAAATAAACATTTAATGTGTTAAGAATGTTATTAGGTCAATTTATCATTTATTgagttaaaagttaaaacagGCTAACCCAACCCACGTGTTATAATTCGTATATACATTTACTCATAAAACTTGTGGTATTAAACTTTATTATGTATAATAAAAAGTACATAACTCGTAATTTTACATAAGAAATAAacaattttattgtttttgtcATGCAAAagtaattatataataattattgaatgTACATTtcctatatataataattattatattattttatataaattcttaatcaaataccaagtaataattatttataactaattttagtcaggataataataatgaaatccacgttgaaaatttgaaatagaATAAACTCAACTCTACGGATCCTCCCGAAATGTGAAAAAGGAGAGAGAGCACCGCAGGCGAATGCGGCACCGTTTCGCAATTTTGGCGAAGGAAAAGGGCTTttactataaataaaataaaattttctgcGGAAACGCCACACGCCATTAACAAGAGTCCAAAGCAAGTGGACCCCACACTCAGTGCTGATTAATGATTTCAAGCTTTTGTGGGGTTTTGGCGGTTAGGGTTTAGTTTCGGTATTTATTTAAAAGGGAGCCagagagagtgagagagagtgcgaaaaaaaaaaaaagaaaagaaaaaagagtaagTGTGAAAACTCTCTGAAAAGTGAAAACCCCAAAAAAcccacaagaaaaaaaaaaaaccttaaaAACAATGACACAATAAAGAGAAAGAGGATTCGTTTTCTCCAAACGTTATTATTTGTAGCAGCGGCTGCAACAACAATTGGGGTTTCTTTCGTTTCGTTTCGTTTACTTGGACACtgtcactctctctctctctctctctctctgagcTTCAATGTTTCGTTGATGCACCGATTGGTAGGGTTTCTCTTTCTCATCTTTCGTtttctattttgatttcacGTTGTGTGATTTCGATTGTTAGGttttcttttggttttaaaCATCTGATTTTCGTGATTGGGAGTTTGGATTTGGGGGTTTTCGGTGTTCCGATGCAGTTAACTCGTTGCATTGTGTTTGAATCCGAAATTCTATTttcctactttttcttttcaagtTCTTTTTTTTATGTGGATTTGTGTTCTGACTTCTGAGATTTGATGTTGCTGCCAATGTGTTTTGGACTTTTGTGTAGGTAAATTTTGTTTCTTAAACTTTAGAACTTAGGGTGGGGTTTTGCTGAACCCTTGAATTTTTTACCGTTTGATTTGGTTGTTAGGGAATGTGTGCTAGATTGGGATGGAGTTGATAGATCTTGAGTTAGGGTTTGTTCACCTGCTCTTTTGGTTTCGGATGCGTAATTTAACAGTTATGGAAGCTGGTTGGGGCAACCTTGTGTGTCAAGAAACCTGTTGTTCTTCTTCAGTGGAAAGTTAGTGTTACTTAAGGTATGGGCTACTGGGTATGCTTTGCTTTCCGGGGTTTCTTTGTTTTAAGGTTTGTGAATTGTGAGCATGATTTATATTGCTAGCGAAAAATTGTTGTGAGGATCGACTTAAATGAAAACCTGTCATTGTTAAATGCTGGTTGTTGATCAGGTTTTTTTAATCATCACTGTTGACCGTTTTTATGACTTTATGTTGATAAAATTCCCTTTTATTTGTTTGCCGCTCGTCATATCCGGTGCTGTCAGGTTATTAGATGGTCAACATTGATGCCTATCGATCATTATGGAATGAGGTCATTATGGGGGTGATGATGAGACGATCTGATCCCACTTCCCATATGTCTCGTATAGAATCTCAGGGCTAAAACTTCTCTTTTGGCCGAGGTGAttaatttacaaaaattatCGTCCTGATTGGTCAAATTTGTTTTTCCTTTGTTTATTTGTgctctccccccccccccccccccccccctcccccttctctctcccctctCCTCCTCTCCGTCTCCCAAAACGCCAAAATCCCTTGTATGCTTGCACATGTTGAATAGTAAGGACACTTCCTTGCATTAACATTAGGGATTTCAACATGGACGAACACTCACTCAATCCTTTCTCTGAATTAAACATTTATGTGCATATGCAGTGTACAGAACTTCCGAGGGGCCTAACAGAACAATTGAGATAGTTTAACGGATACCTAGTGAGATGGCACAGTGGGGTGTTCGTCATCGATTGCCATTCATAGGTCAGCACGAGGATGAGGGATATGAAAGTCAGCTTCCCGACTTCCCTAAGGAAGAGGAATCTAAtgatgaagaaggagaagaaaaaatcATTAATACTGAGTCGTTATTTTTGTCAGAAACTAAGAAGAGGAAGCGAATTAGCCTTAGTCAGCTCAGAGAGGTAAAAGAGGAGCCATGTGGGAGGCAAAGTAGTCGCAAGCTTAAGACAAAAAAGCCTGACAGTAAGGATAGATGGTCAACTGAGAGGTAAAAGAAGACAATAATCTTTTCTGTTGTGTGCTTTTATTAGCAAGATATATTAAGTTTTGATGCAGTTATGTAACTCAGGTATAAATTGGCTGAGCAAAGTATGTGGGAGGTGTTAAAGGCTGAAGGTGCAACTTTTGAAAAGCCAATAACCCGACCTGCATTAAGAATGGCAGCACGTAAGCACATTGGTGATACTGGACTCTTGGACCACTTATTGAAGCACATTGATGGTAAAGTGGCACCTGGAGGTACTGAGCGCTTCCGAAGATGGTTCAACACCAAAGGAATCATGGAGTATTGGTTGGAAAGTGCTGACTTGGATGATGTCCGCCAGCTGGCAGGGGTGCAGGATCCTTACTGGATACCACCGCTAGCAATTAGGGCTGGCGGTGCCCCTTCTCAGAAGACTGATTCGTCTGATGAATTGAAACTACTTAAAATGGAAATGGCCCAACTGAAGAAGTATAGAACTTGGAAACTGAAATcccaaaatatttttctctagTTGCtattatattttctttaatgatTTTATTTGCACAACAGAGATATGCAGCAGCTCATTGCCAAGCAGCAACTGAAAAGTGAAGTTAGTCTCATGGAggtaaatatttaataatttaaaagctCTTTGATTTGCATCTCTCATATCACGTTGTGTAGTTCTTATTGAACATCATTTTCAGgagtctcacaaggaattggtGAAGTGGAGATCTGGTATTGATCATCACCTTACTGAAATCATGGCATCTCTGAAGGGTGTGCAGGTAACTAATTGTGTATCACCTCCAGTTTTCAGCCTGTTTAATAGGATTCAATGAGAAACATGCATGTTGAACTTCTGTCATATTTGAGTTTTACATTTTTGCAATTTGATGAATTCATATATATTCAGGGCAAGTATGGTGAATTTGCAATTTGGAAAACTAAAGTTGAGCAACAGTTTGCcgaaataacaaataaattgagTGATCTCAAAGCATCAAGGGAATGTGTTCCCCCTAGTTCTCCTTCAGACAGGTGGAAAGATTGGATAGAAAATACTAACCTACCGGAAGATGAATTTGCAACTTGGATTGGAAGTTCTGAGCTGCTTAATGTTCCACCAGAGATGGTACTTGATGACCCCAACACATCCCTCCCGACGCACTTACTTAGCGAAGGATTGGTTAACAAGCGGAGGTAATACTTTTTTAgtcaatttttataaataatgaaacaagcctctttatttgaattcaaactCCAGTCCCCTCCCACTCTCACCTTGCCCAACTTTGGGTGGGAAAAAAATTGAACTGAACCAAAGTGTTTTTTCTACCTATGTATTCCTCATTTTCTGGCTTCCAAAACATTAGTGATTTGCTGGAGGTGGTGCCTTTCAAACAAGAAGATCCTCCTAATGTGACCCCTGACTCGTCTACGACTGTTAATTCTAAGTCAGACCATGACAACTCAATGATGATGTTTCAGGTGATAGTCCGTACATTCTgctaaaatattaaataaatttttgaattttttttcagtAGCATATATATTCATGATTATTTTATAATCTTCCCCCTCAGGAGATGTACATGGATATATTCAAATGGAAAGAACAAATTGATAAGCAGATGATGGAGTTATCAAACACTGTATACGGTATGCTGGCAATGAAGTAGACATCATTTTCAAAGCCTAGGATAGGATTATAACCACCTCGTCCATATGTTTTTTTCCTCCACTGTGAAAAATGGTAGAGTTTAGAAATTGTACAGCATTAACAATCTGATCCTGAAAAATCTTTGCTAAACCTCCAAAGTTAATAGAAGAGGTTCTAGGTCTCACTCTCACATGCTTAACGAGCTGCAAATCATTGAAATTTTATTGGCATTTTGCATTAGGGTAATCAATCTAGATAGGGTACTCATTGGAGCTTCTATTTTAATGTTACTGTTTTCTTATTGACTTGATTAATGATTATGCCAATTTCTTTAGTTTAGTTTAGGGTTTACCGTATTTAACTAATTAGCTACTACAACGATCTTTCTTCAAAACTTGTACTTCAGATATTTGAGGGACAAGTTGTctcatatttatatatacagTTTCTATAGTATCGCTGATCACATATTTGTactcttaattttaatttgCCCATAATTCTTTGCTCAACTCCCCTGCTTCTATCAATAGAATGAGTGATGGAAGAAAGTTTGTTTCtgcattttaaaaaattaaaggtaaatgaaaattttgttattattgaaaaatgtttgaattaatgtttaagtttaaaattaaaaaataaatatggttCTTACATAACTAGCCTTTCTGCCAGGAATTGTCAACATCAGTTTACATTTTTATTAACTATTCCCCTAATCCCTTCCCCATTTTTTCAACATTGGAAGTTGTGTTTGTGTTGTGTCACGATCTTTTGAAGGTATTTGCTTAGACGACGCTTGAAGAAGgaaggttttttttttccttctcctGTATTTAGATTTCCATTCCCTCTCATTTAatctaattatataataaataatcaGTTTGAGATAATTTTTGTTCCATTTTTCTCCATAGCTATTTTTCTCTGATGTTAATGTAATCATTATTGGCAATAATCTAATTAAGGCACAACATGGACGTATCGTTGGAATTAttagttattgttattattattattgggaTCTAGCTATCATGTCTTCTTAAGGCATAAATTAAgattattattagtataaaaatttacatattagatgatttgatatattttgactaaatataaaaaataaatataaaaaaaaattgtatgtgaacaaattttaaatatttttttaatagatgtacaataattgtattgaaaattaaattttgtacaattttttataataaatttttttattagtagttttaatattattaactagactcattattattattggacaTCTAGACAAGACTTAACGACGTTGACAAATGCATAGGAGATTAATGTATTCATATTTCCTATGTTGAAGCTCCATCAGAAATTGAAGCAATAAAGCCAATAAGATTGAGAGAGAAGCAAAGAACAGTAGCATAGAAGCTTTCAAATAGACATTTTTTTTATGTGATATATTcaagttttttttataattatatttaattaagttggtctaaactcaataaataaattttattagtggAACTTGAATACACATTTTAATTATGTGAAACGGTTTTTGTGTTCTCCTTCTCCTTTGGGGGCTAATATGAGTAAGGTCTAATTTGGGTAGAgagtttaattaaatttttttaaaaaaaatcgtataaataataaatatttatatttttaaaagaaatgtgATAAAACGTTTTTTATTAtgagagaagtcatttttttaatttctctatAAGCTCTTAAATAGCTTCTTAGAAATAGGGGTGGCAACGGGACCCGTGCTGTCGTACAACAATTCGCATAGAATTTGTCCCGCTTCTACTCACAGATAGTAAAACGTTGAACTCTTATCCGTCCTACCCCTACCTGcccctataattattaaaatctaataaataaaattaaatttcaaaatttatataaccattatcacataaataacataaattaaagtaaaaatttaaatataatataatattattaattatttactaattattttacatatattatacatattatatattaaaattatatatattatatatatagcggGGTGGGTATTACCTAAATCTGACCTCGTCCCGTCCCGCTAAAAATCTGCCCCGCTCCATCTCGAACAGGGTAGGGGTGGGGTGGGTACTCGCAGGTTCGGATGGTATTGCCATCCCTacttaaaaaattacaatttaattttaaaaattgcatCAGATATTAATACTCCTACTTTTCATAAGTCAAAAGTTTAAAAGAGTTACTTTTAAAGCTTTCCAAATGAGTCTTAACTATTGTAAATTTTATGAATTGAGTCAACTGTAATTTTAAAAGTCAATTTGAAATCCAACCTTAAATTTCAGAGATCAAATTGAATATTAACTCTATTATAATtacaattaataattttaagcTAAAAAATAGTTTACAAGCGAAAGCATTATTTTGAAGTAAGGATTATAAATACAAGCTTATGTTTTTGAATTGTAATAATTCTATTGATTTTAACAGTTGATCAtaagtataaaatattaaatagtataaacaattattttgtacttatttttgtaattatattatttaagaattttttttatatattccaaATTAAAAGATTACTTAGCTAAAGTTCCTAACTTAATTTCATTGAGTGGGtagtttatttatttcttaAGTAAGTTTTaagagattcaaaatatacactagaactaaatttaaaaaattattctttacATTGAACTATAGTCTAATTTTCGATCTTCAGAGAGAAAATACTACAATATTATGGTGAAGGTAattatgcattgaaaaaaataGAGTTAAGTGCATTTTGAAAATTAACatgttattaaaaataataaaaataaaaaataaaatattttaacttcaaaatactaaaatttaaaatattatataaaatatctttttttccCCCTTCGAATAAAGAGAAACAAAACAcagcataataataataataataataataataataataataataataataataataatacgtTAAAAGATTATTGAAACTTTTTTTGGTGCTATTATTGAAACTTACAAAAAAAGCTTCAccgtcttctctttctttcttcgcTTCCTTGCTGCACCGATTGGTAGGGTTCTTACTTTTATGTTCGTTGCCACTATTTTTTCTTCGATTCACGTTTCGTGCCTTACTGTATTAGGTTTTTAGATGCGTTTATTCCAATAAATTTGGGGGATATCCGTGTTCCGATGCAATGAACTTGTTGCATTTTGTGTGAATCGGCTACATTTTCTTATTCCTTCTTTTTTCAGCTGCATAAGCTTTTGTTGCATTGCATTTCTTTGTTTTCCTGTGAAGATTAACCTTGTTTTAATCATTAGTCCGTCCTGCTGATTTTTTCTTATCAGTTTAATGTTTGATTTGGTTGTTGTTGATGCCTGAGAGACTTTGGTAGAGTGAGAGATATTGATTTTAGGGTTTGTTACCTTGTTTTGCGTTTTGCTTAAGTGCGTGATCTTGTTCTGTGTGTTTTGGTGGTGTTACTTAAGGTATGGGATGTATGCTTTGCTTTATTTACTGTTTTCTTCGTTGAAATGTACTTTGGTTGGCGAGAATGATTTGTAAATATACTGAAAATGGCTGTGTCCGTTTCAATTTTGTTGAAGGTAGCAGATCCTATTTTGTTGACTCAATCATGTTAAAATGCTCATGCTTGATCCGGTTTTTTTTAGTTGAACAATGCTTATCATGTTTGCGTCATGTTTCATTCTCACCATTCACTTATCTATTGtgtttgaaatttttatttattatgagCAAGCATTTTGATGACTGATGAGTGTTGAGTGATGTCTACTATTATGACATCTTTTAATTTAACGTTCTTAGTTGTACGAATATTTTAGCCAATATGTCAAGTTGGTGGCCATCTATTTGTGTACTATTGTTTTGTTATGAACAAAATTTTGGTATTTCAGTGTTTTCTCTAATGTCCATAATGTATACACACAGAATAGTACTGATACTTGCGCTTAAGAACTAAGATTAGGGAATTGGAGTTGTAACTGAGGAACCTTTTGGAATAGAACTATTTCCACCCTTAAGAAATCTCCCCTAAATTGGAATCTTTTGGAATCTTAAGAACTATTTGGTTTAACGCATAATATTTTTGGATATAATACAAAACAATGAGTTATTGTGGTCATCATTTGGTACTAGCCAAATTTATTTAACTCGTAAGAAATGATGCCATGTTGCAGTATCTTAGATTCATAACATGAaatcttaaattaaattaaccTATATCACCTGATGTATTACTGAACAGAACTTTTAGgtttgtttaattattattatggttCTAATCCTAATGCAGATTTACTGATCTCAAGATCCATATTTTTAGCAATATACTGATCTGGCGAAGGATGGTTTAATTGATAGCTGTTAAGATGGAACGATTGGGTGTTCGTCATCGAATGATGTTCACTGGTCAGCATGAGGATGAGGGATATGAAAGTCAAAGTTCTCTTGATACTTGCGAGGATGAGTTACtgaatgatgaagaagaagaagaaattattaacaataaaattttgccagaaattaagaaaaggaAGCGACTTAGCCTTAGTGAGCTTAGGGAGGTGAAGGAGTCATGTCAGAGGCAAAGTATTAGCAAGCTTAAGACTCACAACTATGAAAGTAAGAATAGATGGACATCTCAGAGGTATGAAAATatggtattatttttattgtgttcAATAACAATGTATACTAAGTTAATGCAGTTATGTAATTTAGGTATAAAGTGGCTGAGCTAAGAATGTGGGAGATTTTAAAGGCTGAAGGTGCTACTTTTGAACATCCAATAACTCGACCTGCATTAAGAATGGCTGCTCGAAAGCACATTAGTGATACTGGACTGTTAGACCACTTGCTGAAACACATTGACGGTAAAGTGGCACCTGGTGGGACTGAGCGGTTCCGTAGGTGCTTCAATACCAACAGAATCATTGAGTATTGGTTGGAGAGTGCTGACTTTGGAAGGCTGTACCTCCTCTTCGGCTTCTAATTCATCTGATGAACTGAAACTTCTTAAAATAGAAATGGCCCAACTGAAGAAGTATAAAACTTGgaaacttaattttaaaatactttTGCATGTTAGCTACTTTATTTTCGTTAGTGATTTTTATTGTTGCAGATGTATGCAGGAGCTCATTGCTGAGCAGCAACAAAAAACTGAAACCAGTTTGATACAGGTAAATGTTGAATAATTTGGTGTCCAATGATTTACTCTTTTATAAATCACTTCATGGTGTTACGTTGCTTATGTGTTGTGATTCAGTTTCAAGAGATTCGCAAGGGATTTGTGAAGTGGAAAGTTGTGATTGATCGTCATGTAAAGGAAATCATGGCTTCTCTGAAGGATGTCCAGGTAACTAATTGCATAGTTGGTTGCGCTATCACACAAGGAGACAGATTtttccttatttattttttatctttcttcGTTGCTCATAACATAATATTATTAAGGTTTATGAAGTTCATGTTGAACATATACACTCCTCAATACTCTAAAGCAAGAGGGACTTGCTTTTACATTCAATTTCTTTATGAGGAGTTGAGTTTTTCCTTTGCatgctactttttttttttttttgctcaaCTAATATTTTATTGTGAGATTTGTAACACAAGCGACTCTTATCTATcctgtattaattaattatttatatttttgtgtttcaatttttttcttttaaaaaataattttaccaATAGTgacattaatttaaaattatttatcgTATGTTAATTAAGACTCTCAACTTACTTCAGCTAAACATGTTTAAGTACTTTAGATCCATTAAGATTTAATGGGCCTCGTGTTTTGTTCAGTGAGTTCAATTTTGGATTGTTTGTCCATGTGATTTCTGCCTTACTGCAGTGTTGTGTATTGTATTGAAAGGGCAAGTATGGTGATTTAGTGGTTTGGAAAACTAAAGTTGAGCAACAGCTAGcagaaataacaaataaattgaaCGATCTCAAAGACTCAAAGGAATGTCCAACTTTTCATCCTCAAGAAATCTGGAAAGATTGGATAGGGAGTTCCAATCTAGACCATATTCATGGAGACAAATTTGCTCCTTGGATTAGGAGTTCTGGGGTGCTTAATGTTCAACAAGAGGTCATACATGAAGATCCTAACTCTACCCTGCCAATCCAGCAGCTTAGTGAAGATCTAACCTACGCAAAGAGGTAACAATGAAGTCAAACTCTTAAAATCCGTTCCCCGAGTCCTCGCCCTCTTTCAAGTTGGAAAATTTATCCAACCAAAAGACATGTTCTTGTGCTTTCGATAATTTTTTTCCCTCTCAAAATGGTAGTAATTTGATGGAATTGATTCACAGGAAACAAGATCAACCAAATGTGACCCCTGATTCATCTACTACTGTTAACTCGAAGTCAGAGCTTGACAACTCGTTGGTGATGTTTCAGGTGATGTTGATAGTGTGTACATGCCACTTTAATAATGTTTATAAATGGTTTTTCAGCagaatattttcattttttatcaTCTTTTCTCACAGGAGATGTATAAGGATATATTCAAATGGAGAGAAAGAATTGAGCAGCAGCTATTGGAGGTCTCAAATGCTATATTTAGTCTGCTGGCAATGAAATAGAGATCAATTCCATCTATGAAAGCTAAGGTAGGATTATAAGAGCATAGTTATTCTTTGTTGAACTTAAAGTTGTTATAGTTTAGAAATTGTACGGCTTTAAGAGTCTGATTCCACAAATATTTTGCTAACCACTTACCTTCAAAGAGGTTCTGATGTTCACATTTTTGTTGTAAAATCGGTTATAGTATGTAGATCTTCTGTCTTCAGTGTGGTTACCAATCAAATTGGCTATTTTCTTCGCCTACTTAATATTATGATAAATAAATTGTGTGACAACAAACAACGACAAAATCTTATACCACTAGTTGAGTCGGCTATATGGATTAGAAGACAGCATTGAATTTTATCTTGTAAAAATCAAAATACGTGCATAATTTTTCGTATATCACACCACGACAATTGATCGAAGTTctaaaattagattttttttgtgGGACTTGTAAAATGAGATGTTTAATATCAACTTTTAGAAATGAACCCTATACCCCTACGGATGTTGTCATCGGAAAGGATATGTAGCTATCATTATTCGTAATTTTCAGTCCTTCGCATGAGTGAGTCTAAAATATTTCGAAattcatttctttctttttaaagtTCTTCAACCATTCCTTACAACTCTCCATGTCTGCTAGGATTTGTTGAGGTGAGAGTGAAAATTTCAATGGCCAGCTTTTAGTTAAATAACctattttgataattttatcaGAATTTCTTCTAGAGTAGTATTTGGATTATACTATTCAAAAAGAACATTTTATGGTATATAAGACATTTTCTATCCTCTCACTTTTTTATCAATCATTTTTAATACTAAACATAAAAAGGTGTATAAAACAGTTGTATACAGATGGACTTGAGAAAAAGGCATATGGCTTCGACGGGATTTAAGATCTTCATAAATCATGTGTCAATCTTTCTCGTGTTGAGTTTTGCTAGTGAACAAACCATATTAGTATCTACTAGTATATTTATGTTTTTCTGAGAGTTAAACTTAACTCTAACCAAACCACGCATTGATTGAACGTTTAGTACCATATATCCCAGCAGCAGCTATTCTTGCAATCTAATGTGAAAAATACAAGTCTTAGGGCTTGTTTGGATGGAAAGATGGAGatagaaaggaaagaaaagaaaggaaagaatttgaatgtatttttattttttcttgagttgtttagatgaaagaaaaatgaaaaaaaagaaaagaaaagaaagaataattttctttgtttggttagaaagaaaattaggaagaaagaagaataaattattagtaaataatatttttgtccttatatttataaaaatggTATTTTATGTATATGATTTAGGAAAGGACAAATATGGAATAATGTTTTTGAGTTTCATTTTCCTCTTAGTTTTCCGTCCATAGTTGGGAGGAAAAATTTTGAGTGGAACCCACTCTTAATTTTAAACTGTTTTAATTTTCCACTCAAAATTTCATTCCAAACAAACAAGGAAAAATAAACGTTTTCTCTCTCATTTccttccttttattttctttccctTGATTTTCAGTCCAAACAAACAATACCTACGTGTCTTACTGTCTTTGTTATATAGA is a window encoding:
- the LOC130943321 gene encoding protein DYAD, coding for MAQWGVRHRLPFIGQHEDEGYESQLPDFPKEEESNDEEGEEKIINTESLFLSETKKRKRISLSQLREVKEEPCGRQSSRKLKTKKPDSKDRWSTERYKLAEQSMWEVLKAEGATFEKPITRPALRMAARKHIGDTGLLDHLLKHIDGKVAPGGTERFRRWFNTKGIMEYWLESADLDDVRQLAGVQDPYWIPPLAIRAGGAPSQKTDSSDELKLLKMEMAQLKKDMQQLIAKQQLKSEVSLMEESHKELVKWRSGIDHHLTEIMASLKGVQGKYGEFAIWKTKVEQQFAEITNKLSDLKASRECVPPSSPSDRWKDWIENTNLPEDEFATWIGSSELLNVPPEMVLDDPNTSLPTHLLSEGLVNKRSDLLEVVPFKQEDPPNVTPDSSTTVNSKSDHDNSMMMFQEMYMDIFKWKEQIDKQMMELSNTVYGMLAMK